Proteins found in one Fimbriimonadaceae bacterium genomic segment:
- a CDS encoding GNAT family N-acetyltransferase, producing MREFRPIRPGEEEAFLSVLCEVFELDQDRARLVFFSEPFFDLDRKWAAFEGGRLVSILTTTPLHFGWGEADGIAGVATLPDARGQGLAGGLVEAALAGAGPALLFAERARVYEKVGFQVIDEVVRCDIEIDMHQAETHALSNDEVRHVYAEWAEQSPDRLRRDDQRWRYWEWVSRPCEPFDGGYICHEAMVCREAVVNNRYARWPVMPGSQWVGTRGMLDVVAVPAGPPRHELWLMGRGFSRKPQMFMTDQF from the coding sequence TTGAGGGAGTTCAGGCCGATCCGCCCCGGCGAGGAGGAGGCGTTCTTGTCGGTGTTGTGCGAGGTTTTCGAACTGGACCAAGACCGCGCCCGGCTGGTGTTCTTCAGCGAACCGTTCTTCGACCTTGACCGCAAGTGGGCCGCGTTCGAGGGCGGACGGCTGGTGTCGATCCTGACGACCACGCCGCTCCACTTTGGTTGGGGCGAGGCCGACGGCATCGCCGGTGTCGCGACGCTGCCCGACGCGCGGGGACAAGGGTTGGCTGGCGGGCTCGTCGAGGCCGCCCTCGCCGGAGCGGGCCCGGCCTTACTCTTTGCCGAACGGGCCAGAGTCTACGAAAAGGTCGGGTTCCAAGTCATCGACGAGGTCGTCCGATGCGACATCGAAATCGACATGCACCAAGCCGAGACCCACGCCTTGTCGAACGACGAGGTGAGGCATGTCTATGCCGAGTGGGCCGAACAGAGTCCCGACAGGCTCCGCCGGGACGACCAGCGGTGGCGCTATTGGGAATGGGTCTCCCGCCCATGCGAGCCGTTTGACGGCGGCTACATCTGCCACGAGGCGATGGTCTGTCGGGAGGCGGTGGTCAACAACCGCTATGCGCGGTGGCCGGTCATGCCGGGCAGCCAGTGGGTAGGGACCAGAGGGATGCTCGATGTCGTGGCCGTCCCGGCCGGGCCGCCCCGGCACGAACTCTGGCTCATGGGCCGGGGATTTTCACGGAAACCCCAGATGTTCATGACCGACCAGTTCTAG